In Desulfatirhabdium butyrativorans DSM 18734, the following proteins share a genomic window:
- the tatA gene encoding twin-arginine translocase TatA/TatE family subunit, protein MFGMTSIWHWIVVLVIVMIIFGPGKLPQIGEGLGKGIRNFKKSMEESGKEVETEKTEKLSGPEANPKS, encoded by the coding sequence ATGTTCGGTATGACTTCCATATGGCATTGGATCGTGGTTCTCGTCATCGTCATGATCATCTTCGGGCCGGGCAAACTTCCGCAAATCGGCGAGGGACTCGGCAAGGGCATCCGCAACTTCAAGAAATCGATGGAAGAGAGCGGAAAAGAAGTCGAGACGGAAAAGACCGAAAAGCTCTCGGGCCCTGAAGCCAATCCGAAATCCTGA
- a CDS encoding thioredoxin family protein has translation MPSYDVKQIMVGGQRTGIIGLDDVLKDVASEFVGRSDAEIEAELLARLSKKNYIYDKIKDQYAKAFLREYKKFVEEPFEEAKSDCIQIKILGPGCPNCRKLEQDVMALVAENHIQADIEHVTDLKDIASYGVIGSPALIIDGIVMAVGNMPQKSKLMEWLVKAAGERK, from the coding sequence ATGCCATCTTATGATGTCAAACAAATTATGGTGGGCGGGCAACGAACCGGCATTATCGGCTTGGATGACGTGTTGAAGGATGTGGCGAGTGAATTTGTCGGCCGATCGGATGCCGAGATAGAAGCCGAACTGCTTGCCCGGCTTTCCAAGAAGAACTATATCTATGACAAAATCAAGGATCAGTATGCAAAAGCCTTTCTTCGGGAATACAAAAAATTTGTAGAAGAGCCGTTTGAAGAGGCCAAAAGCGATTGTATCCAGATCAAAATCCTCGGTCCCGGTTGCCCCAATTGTCGAAAGCTCGAGCAGGATGTCATGGCTTTGGTGGCGGAAAACCATATCCAGGCGGACATCGAGCATGTGACGGATCTGAAAGACATCGCAAGCTACGGGGTGATCGGATCACCGGCGCTGATCATCGATGGCATCGTGATGGCCGTAGGGAACATGCCGCAAAAATCCAAGCTCATGGAATGGCTGGTGAAGGCTGCAGGTGAGCGGAAATAA
- a CDS encoding ATP-binding protein, whose amino-acid sequence MKKLPIGIQSFVKMRQGNFYYVDKTAMVAELVNKGGGYYFLSRPRRFGKSLFLDTLRQAFFARKELFSGLYLENNWDWDTRYPVIHISFGSGVMKDVHELEIVFEDILNRIAEQEGLSLTSQALRSRFLETIEKLNHKYNQQVVILIDEYDKPILDNIDKPQTAAEIREGLKNFYSVIKDSDEFLKFVFITGVSKFSKVSLFSGLNNLDDITLDPDFATVCGYTHEELIHTFADRMEGVEMDQVRLWYDGYNFLGDRVYNPFDILLFLKHRDFRNYWFETGSPSFLIKLITQNHYPMPNLERVEAYESLLSSFDLDRIHLETILFQTGYLTIAKKLQIGTKIKFHLMYPNLEVKSSLTDTLLDHLTQLPAGKVEHQTKLYDSLMAGDIDSLRDIFHAFFASIPYEWYRKNESSRYEGYYASIFYCYFTALGLDVTAEQMTNKGRIDMAVRLGGRVFILEFKVVEIDGSDNKALEQIWKMRYWERYRGQADAIFLIGVEFSSADRNIVGFEWERI is encoded by the coding sequence ATGAAAAAGCTACCCATCGGCATTCAGAGCTTCGTCAAAATGCGGCAAGGCAATTTCTACTACGTCGACAAGACCGCCATGGTGGCCGAGCTCGTCAACAAAGGAGGCGGCTATTACTTTCTTTCCCGGCCCCGGCGCTTCGGGAAATCCCTGTTTCTGGATACCCTGAGGCAGGCCTTTTTCGCCAGGAAAGAATTGTTTTCCGGTCTGTATCTGGAAAACAACTGGGATTGGGACACCCGGTATCCGGTCATTCACATCAGCTTCGGAAGCGGTGTGATGAAAGACGTTCATGAGCTCGAGATCGTGTTTGAAGACATCCTGAACCGGATTGCGGAACAGGAAGGGCTCTCTTTGACCAGTCAGGCATTGCGCAGCAGATTTCTGGAAACCATCGAAAAGCTGAACCACAAATACAACCAACAAGTGGTCATCCTGATCGATGAATACGACAAGCCCATCCTCGACAACATCGACAAACCGCAGACGGCCGCCGAGATCCGCGAAGGACTCAAGAATTTCTATTCGGTCATCAAGGATTCCGACGAATTCCTGAAATTCGTTTTCATCACGGGGGTGAGCAAGTTCAGCAAGGTCTCGCTCTTCAGCGGCCTGAATAATTTGGACGACATCACGCTTGATCCCGATTTCGCAACCGTTTGCGGCTATACGCATGAGGAGCTGATCCACACCTTTGCAGATCGAATGGAAGGTGTAGAGATGGATCAGGTCAGACTTTGGTACGACGGGTACAATTTCCTGGGAGATCGCGTCTACAATCCGTTCGATATCCTGCTTTTCCTCAAGCATCGAGATTTCAGGAACTACTGGTTCGAGACCGGAAGCCCCAGCTTTCTGATCAAGCTCATCACGCAAAACCATTACCCCATGCCCAATCTGGAACGGGTGGAAGCCTATGAGAGCCTGCTTTCTTCCTTCGATCTCGACCGAATCCACCTGGAAACCATTCTGTTCCAGACCGGCTATCTCACCATCGCCAAAAAGCTGCAGATCGGAACCAAAATCAAGTTCCATTTGATGTACCCCAACCTGGAGGTCAAATCCAGTCTGACGGACACCCTCCTCGACCATCTGACCCAGCTTCCGGCAGGCAAGGTCGAACATCAGACCAAACTGTACGATTCCCTGATGGCCGGAGACATCGACAGCCTCAGAGACATCTTTCACGCCTTTTTCGCGTCGATCCCCTATGAGTGGTACCGCAAGAACGAGTCCTCCAGATACGAAGGCTATTATGCATCGATTTTTTACTGCTATTTCACGGCTCTGGGCCTCGATGTCACGGCCGAGCAGATGACAAACAAGGGCCGAATCGACATGGCCGTGCGGCTCGGGGGGCGGGTGTTCATCCTGGAGTTCAAGGTTGTGGAAATCGATGGCAGCGACAACAAGGCCTTAGAGCAAATCTGGAAAATGCGTTACTGGGAGCGGTATCGGGGCCAGGCCGATGCCATCTTTCTGATCGGTGTCGAATTCAGCAGCGCCGACCGAAACATCGTCGGCTTCGAATGGGAGCGGATTTAA
- the cfa gene encoding cyclopropane fatty acyl phospholipid synthase, whose protein sequence is MKDFKAMSANVIQQLLSQAGVSVNGENPWDPRIYTPHVYDRMLRDRNLGLGEAYMDGWWDCERLDQFFCRILNSDIEAKVTSDLRYLIRLLPAIIFNLQSRARSRIIARRHYDLGNDLFFSFLDGYRQYSCAYFQETDDLDRAQQIKMEMICRKLDLKPSDKVLDIGCGWGGLAKYMAERSGCSVTGVNISKEQLGYAREFCRGLPITFLDCDYRAVTGSFDKIVSVGMFEHVGCKNYRTFMRVVRRCLKPDGIFLLHTIGGNISQTSCDPWIDRYIFPNGMLPSIAQIARACEGLFVIEDWHNLGPHYDKTLMAWNANFQQNWPTLQSRYDERFRRMWTYYLLSCAGAFRARNIQVWQIVMSPVGASQPAWMTGGRSW, encoded by the coding sequence ATGAAGGATTTCAAAGCCATGTCTGCCAACGTCATTCAACAACTGCTTTCCCAGGCGGGTGTGAGCGTCAACGGCGAAAACCCCTGGGACCCACGGATTTACACCCCCCATGTGTACGACCGGATGTTGCGGGACCGAAACCTGGGCCTCGGCGAAGCTTACATGGACGGGTGGTGGGACTGTGAGCGGCTGGACCAATTCTTCTGCCGCATCCTCAACAGCGATATCGAAGCCAAAGTCACCAGCGATTTGCGGTATCTGATCCGCCTGCTGCCCGCCATCATCTTCAACCTGCAGTCCAGGGCTCGCTCCCGCATCATCGCCAGGCGGCATTACGATCTCGGAAACGATCTCTTCTTTTCCTTTCTGGATGGCTACCGCCAATACAGTTGCGCCTATTTTCAAGAAACGGACGATCTGGATCGGGCGCAACAGATCAAAATGGAGATGATCTGCCGGAAGCTCGACCTGAAGCCTTCAGACAAGGTATTGGATATCGGATGCGGATGGGGGGGATTGGCGAAGTATATGGCGGAGCGCTCGGGCTGCTCGGTTACCGGCGTGAACATTTCCAAAGAGCAGCTCGGCTATGCCCGGGAATTCTGCAGGGGGCTACCCATCACGTTTCTGGATTGTGATTACCGAGCCGTTACAGGCAGCTTCGATAAAATCGTATCCGTCGGCATGTTCGAGCATGTCGGCTGCAAGAATTACCGGACATTCATGCGGGTGGTTCGTCGCTGCCTGAAACCGGACGGCATCTTTCTGCTGCACACTATCGGGGGCAACATCTCCCAGACCAGTTGTGACCCCTGGATCGACCGCTACATCTTTCCCAACGGCATGCTGCCCAGCATCGCTCAGATCGCCAGGGCCTGCGAAGGGCTTTTCGTCATCGAGGACTGGCACAACCTGGGTCCTCACTATGACAAGACGCTCATGGCCTGGAACGCCAACTTTCAGCAAAATTGGCCGACGCTGCAATCGCGATACGACGAACGATTCCGGCGGATGTGGACGTATTACCTGCTTTCCTGCGCAGGTGCCTTCCGCGCCCGGAACATCCAGGTGTGGCAGATCGTCATGTCACCGGTCGGGGCAAGCCAGCCCGCCTGGATGACCGGGGGCCGATCCTGGTGA